A segment of the Verrucomicrobiia bacterium genome:
AATAGCCGCGCACACCCACCCCGCGTGAAAGCGTGAGCCGCAGGAGTCCATTGGTCGTGCGATTGCGTTGAATCAGTTCATCCATATGCCGCCTGATCTCGGCGCCCGAATATGGCAGCACGACCTTTAGGAACGCCGCGCCTGCAACGAGCCGTTCCCAATGCGCAGCAAACCGAAACACAACCCGGTTCGCAAAATACAGTGTCTCGAACAATCCGTCGCCGTACAGGAAGGAGCGGTCGAACACGGAGACAGTCGCCTGCTCTTCAGTTACGAATTGGCCGTTGATGAACACCTGCACGGGAATGTTTTAACCGAAAGCCGGTTGCGCACTGAGTAAAATTTTCAGGCTGCTGACCCGGCTCTCAACCTGGGTTCAGCAATGGATGGGCGGCACAGGCACCCTGCCCGACGGCTTGAAAGAAACCGGCGGCCTTCGCCAGCGTCTCCTCATATTCGGCTTCGGGACTGGAGTCTGCGACAATTCCGGCACCGACATTGAAATACGCATTGCCCCCTTTGCACACCGCCGTGCGGATCACGATGCTCAGCTGGGTTTCGCGATTGAACCCGAGGTATCCGAGTGCGCCTGTGTAAGGACCCCGCGCGAGCGGTTCCAGTTCGTCAATGATTTCCATTGCGCGAATCTTCGGCGCGCCAGTGATGCTGCCGCCCGGAAAGCACGAGGCAAACGCTGCAAAATGGGTGACATCGCTGCGAAGCCGTCCTTCTACCGTCGAGACCAGGTGCTGCACGTGGGCGTAGCGCTCCAGGCGCATCAAATCAGGAACCATTACAGTCCCGTATTCACAAACCCGGCCGAGATCGTTGCGCAGCAGGTCTGTAATCATCACCAATTCCGATCGTTCCTTCGGACTCGTCTGCAGTTCGTATCCAAGTTGCGCATCCCGGGTGGGATCGTCCGCGCGCGGGCGTGTTCCCTTGATCGGACGCGTCCGGATGTGCGAGCCGCTCACCCGCAGGAACTGTTCGGGCGATGAGGAAGCAATTACGAAATCATCGCAATCAAGGTATGCGGCGAATGGAGCGGGCGAAACAGCGCCGAGTCGAAGGAACAGTTCCCATCCGTTGTTGCGCCACGGAACGCAAACGCGATGCGATAGGTTCACCTGATATATATCACCCGCGCGGATGTACGCCTGCGCGCGGGCAACACCTGACAGGAATTCATCCCGTGTGGAATGACTGTTCCATGTGGTTGCACGATCATCGCCTGCCGTGCGCGCGATGTTCGGCGAGCAATTCCGCGCACGTTCCTTCCAGAATTCCAATTGCTCCCGCGCGCGCGCCTCGCCGCGAGCCCCATCGTCACCCATTCCCGTGGAGATCACCCACGTTGTTCCGAGCGAGTGATCGAACACCACCAGGCTGTCGTAGAAACCGACGTGGGCATCTGGCAATTCCATGTCGCTGGCCGCGCGCCGCGGCAGGCGTGGTTCCACGAAATTCTTGAGGTCGTAGCCCCAATAACCAAAACAGCCCCCCAATGGGAACGGAAGATCCGCTTCTTCCAGCAGTTCACAGCGGGCCATCAGGCTGTCCAGCAGGTGCCATGGATTTCCAAACTGCACCTGAAATGCGTCTCCTTTTCCGGCCCGGATCTCACAGCGTGAACCAAACGAGCGAAACGTCAGGAATGGGCGCGCCGTCAGGAACGAGTAGCGGCATGGTGTGGATTCCGGAACCGTTGTTGCCGCCGAACCGGAGGGTTCCAGGCTGCGCAACAACATGACGCCCCGTGTGTCATGCACGGCCGCGGCGAGTTGTTCGGGCGACCCGGCGAACGCAAGTGTCTCAATCAGGGAGCGCATAAAGGGCCCGTCACATTCGGAGGATGCGATCCAACCCGGCCGCGCTCTTTGCAGGACTGACAAGCGCCAGGTTGAGGCGATCGGGTCGAAAGAAATCGCGCGCCGCGCTCCTGACTTCATTTGCCGTCACCCGCTGCAACGATCGCTTCGCCTCGCCCGGCCGGATCACGCGGCCGTAGCAGAGGACGTTCTCGCCAATCCAGTTCATCTGGTTGTCCGTGCTTTCGAGGCCAAGATCGTTTTGGCCGATCACGTAATCGCGCGCCCGCTGCAATTCCGCCTTGCCGGGGGGCTCATCGCGAAGCCGTTTCAGTTCACGCTGAATGAGCTTCAATGTCTTTTGGACGTTGTTGGCGTCCAAACCAACGGAAATCACCAGGTCGCCGGTTTCATGAAAAAAACTGGGCGTGCTGTAGATCGAGTAGGCCAGGCCGCGGTCTTCGCGAATGATCTGGAACAGGCGCGAACTCATGTTTTCGCCCAGCACTGCATTGAGCAGGCGAACCGCGTGACGCCGGCGGTCATGGCGCGAACAGGTGCGAACGCCGATGGCAATTTGCGTCTGCTCGGTTCTGCGGGTCGCAATACGCACCTGCACGCCACTCTGCTCGATCCGCACAGGCAGAAATCCCGGACGCGGTGCCTGACGCATGCGGCGGCAGGCCCGCTGCACTTTCCTCACCACCTGCCGATGCGACAACTTTCCCGCAGCGGCAATCACCGTGCTGCCCGTGACGTAGTTTTCCTTGAGAAAGCCAACCAACTGCTCGCGGCGCAAACCGTCCAAGGAACGATTCGTGCCCGTGATCGGCCGGCCCAGCGGCTGATCCGGCCACAACGTTGCATTCAACAGTTCCTGGACGTGATGCTGCGGCTGGTCGAGATACATCGCCACCTCTTCCTTGATCACATCGCGTTCCTTCCGGATGTCGTCGGGAGAAAACGTTGAGCAGAGGAACATGTCGGTCAGGACATCGAGGAGATCATCAAACCGGTCCGCACAGGCCCGCGCGTGAAAACACGTGAACTCTTCGCTGGTGAAGGCGTTGAGATATCCGCCGACGCCCTCGACCGATTCGGAGATTTCCTTGGGTGTGCGGCGGCGCGTGCCCTTGAACAGCATGTGCTCGATGAAGTGGCAGACGCCATTCAGCTCCCTGGCCTCAAAGCGGGAACCGACGCCTACCCAGATTCCGAGGCTCACGCTTGCCATATGCGGCAATTCCGCGGTGGCCACAGTCAGCCCGTTCGGGAGGCGAGTCACCTGGTACATGCGATTCAATCAGGCCAGCGCCTTGGGCATGACTTCCGGCGGCCCGACCCGCCGCTTGTAATCGAGGATGATGTCGATGGCTTCCTGCGGGTCATCGGTCAGTGTGAAAAGGTTCAGGTCTTCAGGGCTGATGTACTTGTTAGTCTCGAGCTGGTCTTTCATCCATTGAATCACCCCTTTCCAGAACTCGCGCCCGAACAAGATGATCGGATATTCGGGAATCTTCTTTGTCTGGATCAGGGTCATGACCTCGAAAAACTCATCGAGCGTTCCCAATCCTCCCGGCATGTAGATGAACGCAATGCTGTATTTCACGAAACAAACCTTGCGCGAGAAGAAGTAATGGAAATTGAGCGGGATATTGGCGTAACGATTGCCGCGCTGCTCATGCGGAAGCAGGATGTTGAGCCCCACGGATTTTCCCTTGGCGAGAGCCGCGCCCTTGTTGGCTGCCTCCATGATCCCAGGGCCGCCACCCGTGACAATGGCGAGATTGTGCGCAGCAAGCGCCTGGGTCAGGTCCACGCACGCCTGATAATACGGGTTGGTTGGAAGCATCCGGGCGGAGCCAAAAACGGTGACGCCGGGTCCAACTGTCGACAGGGTTTCGAAAGAATCGACGAATTCCGCCATGATGCGGAAGATGCGCCACGGATCTTCCTTGATGAAAGCAATGTTGGTTTCTCCGTTCATGCGCGGAAGATACCAGCGGGATGAGGCCAGACAAGCAAAGGCGAAAATGGCCGAGTTGCCGCATTTTCAAATCGGCTGATTCAGGGCTCAGGCCCGGGGGAACTTCCTGGCAAAGCCGATCAATGCCTTAGCTTTCCGATCGGACGCGAATTTGCTTTTCGGGTGGTATTTCCCTGCTCT
Coding sequences within it:
- the pabB gene encoding aminodeoxychorismate synthase component I, producing MRSLIETLAFAGSPEQLAAAVHDTRGVMLLRSLEPSGSAATTVPESTPCRYSFLTARPFLTFRSFGSRCEIRAGKGDAFQVQFGNPWHLLDSLMARCELLEEADLPFPLGGCFGYWGYDLKNFVEPRLPRRAASDMELPDAHVGFYDSLVVFDHSLGTTWVISTGMGDDGARGEARAREQLEFWKERARNCSPNIARTAGDDRATTWNSHSTRDEFLSGVARAQAYIRAGDIYQVNLSHRVCVPWRNNGWELFLRLGAVSPAPFAAYLDCDDFVIASSSPEQFLRVSGSHIRTRPIKGTRPRADDPTRDAQLGYELQTSPKERSELVMITDLLRNDLGRVCEYGTVMVPDLMRLERYAHVQHLVSTVEGRLRSDVTHFAAFASCFPGGSITGAPKIRAMEIIDELEPLARGPYTGALGYLGFNRETQLSIVIRTAVCKGGNAYFNVGAGIVADSSPEAEYEETLAKAAGFFQAVGQGACAAHPLLNPG
- a CDS encoding pitrilysin family protein, encoding MYQVTRLPNGLTVATAELPHMASVSLGIWVGVGSRFEARELNGVCHFIEHMLFKGTRRRTPKEISESVEGVGGYLNAFTSEEFTCFHARACADRFDDLLDVLTDMFLCSTFSPDDIRKERDVIKEEVAMYLDQPQHHVQELLNATLWPDQPLGRPITGTNRSLDGLRREQLVGFLKENYVTGSTVIAAAGKLSHRQVVRKVQRACRRMRQAPRPGFLPVRIEQSGVQVRIATRRTEQTQIAIGVRTCSRHDRRRHAVRLLNAVLGENMSSRLFQIIREDRGLAYSIYSTPSFFHETGDLVISVGLDANNVQKTLKLIQRELKRLRDEPPGKAELQRARDYVIGQNDLGLESTDNQMNWIGENVLCYGRVIRPGEAKRSLQRVTANEVRSAARDFFRPDRLNLALVSPAKSAAGLDRILRM
- a CDS encoding TIGR00730 family Rossman fold protein; its protein translation is MNGETNIAFIKEDPWRIFRIMAEFVDSFETLSTVGPGVTVFGSARMLPTNPYYQACVDLTQALAAHNLAIVTGGGPGIMEAANKGAALAKGKSVGLNILLPHEQRGNRYANIPLNFHYFFSRKVCFVKYSIAFIYMPGGLGTLDEFFEVMTLIQTKKIPEYPIILFGREFWKGVIQWMKDQLETNKYISPEDLNLFTLTDDPQEAIDIILDYKRRVGPPEVMPKALA